In a single window of the Arthrobacter zhangbolii genome:
- a CDS encoding NADH:flavin oxidoreductase/NADH oxidase, protein METASLFDPMSLRGLDLAHRGWVAAMCQYSADPVLPEVPGNAPGVPNDWHLMHLGSFAAGGAALIITEAAAVGPEGRISPQDAGIWTGEQAAGWQRITDFVHRHGAVDARIGIQLAHAGRKASTYAPFAAGHGSVPADDGGWQTVGPTADAFGSYAAPLQLDEDGIRGVISDFAAAAVRAVDAGFDTIEIHGAHGYLLHQFLSPLVNTRTDAWGGDEAGRNRLTLEVIDAVRAVIPESMPLLLRISATDWLPGGVDAESSVVLARQAREHGVDLVDVSTGGAVPGATIPVAPNYQVEFAAAVRHGAGIPTAAVGLIDSGTQAEEILQAGSADAALIARAALRDPHWWLRAAAELDQKLPWVPQYERGRRPGGF, encoded by the coding sequence ATGGAAACAGCGTCACTGTTTGACCCCATGTCCCTGCGCGGCCTGGACCTGGCCCACCGCGGCTGGGTCGCCGCCATGTGCCAGTATTCAGCTGACCCGGTGCTGCCGGAAGTACCCGGCAACGCCCCCGGTGTGCCCAACGACTGGCATCTGATGCACCTTGGCTCCTTCGCCGCCGGCGGCGCGGCCCTGATCATCACCGAGGCAGCAGCGGTCGGCCCCGAAGGCCGGATCAGTCCCCAGGACGCCGGGATCTGGACCGGCGAGCAGGCCGCCGGCTGGCAGCGGATCACGGACTTTGTGCACCGGCACGGCGCCGTGGACGCGCGGATCGGCATCCAGTTGGCACACGCCGGCCGCAAGGCCTCCACCTATGCCCCCTTCGCAGCCGGGCACGGCAGCGTTCCGGCCGACGACGGCGGCTGGCAGACCGTGGGCCCCACCGCCGATGCGTTCGGCAGCTACGCCGCACCCCTGCAGCTGGATGAGGACGGCATCCGCGGCGTCATCAGCGACTTCGCCGCAGCCGCCGTGCGCGCGGTGGATGCCGGGTTCGACACCATCGAGATCCACGGGGCGCACGGCTACCTGCTGCACCAGTTCCTCAGCCCGCTGGTCAACACCAGGACCGATGCCTGGGGCGGCGACGAAGCAGGCCGGAACCGGCTGACCCTGGAAGTCATCGACGCCGTGCGGGCGGTCATTCCGGAATCCATGCCGCTGCTGCTCCGGATTTCCGCTACTGACTGGCTGCCCGGGGGAGTGGACGCTGAATCCTCCGTTGTGCTGGCCCGCCAGGCCCGTGAGCACGGCGTGGACCTGGTGGATGTTTCCACGGGAGGTGCCGTACCGGGAGCAACCATCCCTGTCGCCCCCAACTACCAGGTGGAATTCGCCGCGGCCGTCCGGCACGGCGCGGGGATCCCCACCGCCGCCGTCGGGCTGATCGACTCCGGCACGCAGGCCGAGGAAATCCTGCAGGCAGGGTCCGCGGACGCCGCCCTGATCGCCCGGGCAGCCCTGCGCGATCCGCACTGGTGGCTGCGCGCGGCTGCCGAGCTGGACCAGAAGCTGCCCTGGGTGCCGCAGTATGAACGGGGCAGGCGCCCCGGCGGGTTCTAG
- a CDS encoding tetratricopeptide repeat protein, whose amino-acid sequence MSTPNHRPSPAAPSSMNLRGAVDLSALKARSAAPPAAAPAAPAAPSGGNAPAAPSPFVVEVSEQTFPQIVQLSAEVPVVIDLYSRTNAESQNVSAVLAGIAAEENGRMLLARVDVDAYPQIAQAFQAIAVPTVAAVLKGQPVPMFDRALPEEQIRAVVAELLQVAAANGVNGSLDGAAPEDPAAEAPLPPLHQEAFDAINAEDYDGAAAAYRKALAEQPADAEAKAGLAQVELMIRLRGADAEAVRRAGADESDNVAAQLAVADLDIAGGHVDDAFRRIISLIGRVHGEERETARLRLLDLFEIVGVSDPRVTKARSALARALF is encoded by the coding sequence ATGAGCACACCGAACCACCGCCCGTCACCGGCGGCCCCGTCCTCCATGAACCTCCGCGGGGCCGTTGACCTCTCCGCGCTGAAGGCCCGTTCCGCAGCCCCGCCCGCCGCCGCGCCGGCCGCCCCGGCTGCCCCGTCGGGAGGAAACGCCCCGGCCGCGCCGTCGCCGTTCGTGGTGGAGGTTTCGGAGCAGACCTTCCCGCAGATCGTTCAGCTTTCGGCAGAGGTGCCGGTGGTTATTGACCTGTATTCGCGGACAAACGCCGAATCGCAGAACGTGTCCGCCGTGCTGGCGGGCATTGCCGCCGAAGAGAACGGCCGGATGCTCCTGGCCCGGGTGGACGTGGATGCATATCCGCAGATTGCCCAGGCTTTCCAGGCCATTGCCGTGCCCACCGTTGCAGCCGTGCTGAAGGGCCAGCCGGTGCCGATGTTTGACCGCGCACTGCCCGAGGAACAGATCCGTGCCGTGGTGGCCGAGCTGCTGCAGGTGGCCGCCGCCAACGGGGTGAACGGATCCCTGGACGGCGCTGCGCCGGAGGATCCGGCTGCCGAAGCACCCCTGCCGCCGCTGCATCAGGAAGCTTTCGACGCCATTAACGCCGAGGACTATGACGGCGCCGCGGCAGCGTACCGCAAGGCACTGGCCGAACAGCCCGCAGACGCCGAGGCGAAGGCAGGGCTGGCCCAGGTGGAACTGATGATCCGGCTCCGCGGCGCGGACGCCGAGGCGGTGCGCCGGGCCGGTGCCGACGAGTCCGACAACGTGGCGGCGCAGCTGGCCGTGGCCGACCTTGATATTGCCGGGGGCCACGTCGATGATGCCTTCCGGCGCATCATTTCGCTGATCGGGCGGGTCCACGGTGAGGAGCGGGAAACCGCCCGGCTGCGGTTGCTGGATCTGTTCGAAATTGTGGGTGTCAGCGATCCCCGGGTGACCAAGGCCCGCTCGGCGCTGGCCCGGGCCCTCTTCTAG
- a CDS encoding AI-2E family transporter: MSENEDLPVHAPLPGPDQVPAAGDRSPKDAPAAGAPAPRRLPGFISALTGRLQQGFPGARPRPRFEIPPDDLSGPEVTVDSEVRLPDERLGIGGAQAAPDSDAGSMRAHPIYFGFMLTVGVGLALLLYFVITNVGELLVWIGAALFIALGLDPVVRWLAARRIPRPAGIAITVLVLAGVVTAFFATLIPTIVSQTSEIVSKTPGYIDNFLASDFFVNIDRQFQIRDRIDEEVTKFFSNSDAVGGVFGGVLSVGTVIANGLFGALIILVLTLYFLASLPSMKKWAYRLAPRSRRRRVEALSEEITGSVGNYVIGQGFVALLDATYAFIVMTITGVPFSVLLAFVVALLAFIPLVGPPIALVLVSLVALTVGWQTAVVFAILYMAYLQFEAYFVSPRVMQRAVAVPGAVAVIAVIAGGTLLGVLGALIAIPTAAATLLLLKEVFIARQDRH, translated from the coding sequence ATGAGCGAAAACGAGGACCTCCCCGTCCACGCACCGCTCCCCGGCCCGGACCAGGTGCCTGCCGCCGGAGACCGGTCCCCGAAGGACGCTCCGGCCGCCGGGGCACCGGCTCCGCGCCGGCTGCCCGGTTTCATCTCCGCGCTGACGGGCCGCCTGCAGCAGGGCTTCCCGGGTGCCCGGCCGCGGCCGCGGTTTGAAATCCCGCCCGACGATCTTTCCGGCCCCGAGGTCACCGTGGACTCCGAGGTCCGTCTGCCCGATGAGCGGCTGGGTATTGGTGGAGCGCAGGCCGCACCGGATTCGGACGCCGGCAGTATGCGTGCGCACCCTATTTACTTCGGATTTATGCTCACGGTTGGCGTGGGACTTGCCCTGCTGCTGTACTTCGTCATCACCAACGTCGGTGAACTTCTGGTGTGGATCGGCGCCGCCCTGTTCATTGCCCTCGGCCTGGACCCGGTGGTCCGCTGGCTCGCTGCGCGGCGGATTCCCCGTCCGGCAGGCATCGCCATTACGGTGCTGGTCCTGGCCGGCGTCGTTACAGCCTTCTTCGCCACACTGATTCCCACCATCGTCAGCCAGACCTCGGAAATTGTTTCCAAGACGCCCGGCTACATCGATAATTTCCTGGCCTCGGACTTCTTCGTCAACATCGACCGGCAGTTCCAGATCCGTGACCGCATTGACGAAGAGGTCACCAAGTTCTTCTCCAACAGCGACGCGGTGGGTGGCGTGTTCGGCGGAGTGCTGAGCGTGGGCACGGTGATTGCCAACGGCCTGTTCGGTGCGCTGATCATCCTGGTGCTCACCCTGTATTTCCTGGCCTCCCTGCCGTCGATGAAAAAATGGGCCTACCGGCTGGCTCCGCGCAGCCGGCGCCGCCGGGTGGAGGCGCTCTCCGAGGAGATCACCGGCAGCGTGGGCAACTACGTGATCGGCCAGGGCTTCGTGGCCCTTTTGGACGCCACGTACGCGTTCATCGTGATGACCATTACCGGTGTCCCGTTCTCCGTACTCCTGGCCTTCGTAGTCGCCCTGCTGGCGTTTATCCCCCTCGTGGGGCCGCCCATCGCCCTGGTGCTGGTGTCTCTCGTTGCGCTGACCGTGGGCTGGCAGACTGCGGTGGTGTTCGCCATCCTTTACATGGCGTACCTGCAGTTTGAGGCCTACTTCGTTTCGCCGCGCGTGATGCAGCGTGCGGTGGCAGTGCCCGGCGCTGTGGCAGTCATCGCCGTCATCGCCGGCGGCACCCTGCTCGGGGTCCTGGGCGCACTCATCGCCATCCCGACGGCGGCGGCCACACTGCTGCTGCTCAAGGAAGTCTTTATCGCCCGGCAGGACCGGCACTAG
- the nucS gene encoding endonuclease NucS — MRLVIARCSVDYVGRLRAHLPLAVRLLMVKADGSVLVHSDGGSYKPLNWMSPPATMRSVAPDETDAEAGVTEVWNVQSAKTDDRLIISIHERFSDVSHDLGVDPGLIKDGVEADLQRLLAEQINRLGEGHTLIRREYMTAIGPVDILARDASGATVAVELKRRGDIDGVEQLTRYLELLNRDPLLAPVKGIFAAQQIKPQARVLAEDRGITCLTLDYDAMRGVDDRDSRLF; from the coding sequence GTGCGTTTAGTAATAGCCCGATGCTCCGTTGACTACGTCGGCCGCCTCCGTGCCCATCTGCCCCTGGCCGTACGGCTCCTGATGGTCAAGGCCGACGGTTCCGTCCTGGTCCATTCCGACGGCGGATCCTACAAACCGCTGAACTGGATGAGCCCTCCTGCCACCATGCGCAGCGTGGCACCGGACGAGACGGACGCCGAGGCCGGCGTCACCGAAGTGTGGAACGTCCAGAGTGCCAAAACCGATGACCGGCTGATCATCAGCATCCACGAACGCTTCTCCGACGTCTCCCATGACCTGGGAGTCGATCCCGGCCTGATCAAGGACGGCGTGGAAGCGGACCTGCAGCGGCTCCTGGCCGAGCAGATCAACCGGCTCGGCGAGGGGCATACGCTGATCCGCCGCGAATACATGACCGCCATCGGTCCGGTGGACATCCTGGCGCGCGATGCCTCCGGCGCCACCGTGGCCGTGGAACTCAAGCGCCGCGGGGACATTGACGGCGTGGAGCAGCTCACCCGTTACCTGGAACTGCTCAACCGCGATCCGCTGCTGGCACCGGTCAAGGGGATCTTTGCCGCCCAGCAGATCAAGCCGCAGGCACGGGTCCTGGCCGAAGACCGCGGAATCACCTGCCTGACCCTGGATTATGACGCCATGCGCGGAGTGGATGACCGGGATTCCCGGCTGTTCTGA
- a CDS encoding N-acetylglucosamine-6-phosphate deacetylase — protein sequence MTSTAPDQNRGWIRGALLAPDELVSDGVLAFEGDRIVYAGPADGFDGGGWPDPVAAPDASLIIPGLVDLHCHGAVGSDFTTADAEGMRRAAGFLHAAGTTTLLASTVSAPRDVLLAAAGRLGALAREGLIAGIHAEGPFLSPVRCGAQDPASLLPPDPDFVDEFLLASDDELVTMTYAPELAGADELVDRLITRGVTPSLGHSDASDATAAESLESAREEMEEAGFDGYAPRPTVTHLFNGMAPMHHRSPGPVAACLRAAQRGDAVVELIADGVHLDPAMIRTVFELAGAQNVALVSDSMAATGLGNGRYRLGPADVVVSGGTARLATDGGLAGGTATLLQCVRTAVAAGVPLADAVLAATAVPAEVLRLADEVGTLRRGLRADALLVSADLELLGVLRSGNWLRAPENT from the coding sequence ATGACGTCCACAGCCCCTGACCAGAACCGCGGCTGGATCCGCGGCGCCCTGCTCGCCCCGGATGAACTGGTCAGCGACGGTGTGCTGGCTTTTGAGGGCGACCGCATTGTCTATGCCGGACCGGCTGACGGCTTCGACGGCGGGGGCTGGCCGGATCCGGTCGCCGCCCCCGACGCCAGCCTCATCATTCCCGGGCTGGTGGACCTGCACTGCCACGGGGCGGTGGGCAGCGACTTCACCACGGCGGATGCCGAGGGGATGCGCCGGGCCGCCGGTTTCCTCCACGCCGCGGGAACCACCACACTGCTGGCCAGTACCGTTTCCGCGCCCCGGGATGTGCTGCTGGCGGCCGCCGGCCGGCTGGGCGCCCTCGCCCGGGAAGGGCTGATTGCCGGCATCCATGCCGAGGGCCCCTTCCTCTCCCCCGTCCGCTGCGGTGCACAGGACCCGGCCTCCCTGCTTCCTCCGGACCCCGACTTCGTGGATGAATTCCTCCTGGCTTCGGACGATGAACTGGTCACCATGACCTACGCCCCGGAACTTGCCGGTGCCGATGAGCTGGTGGACCGGCTGATTACCCGGGGCGTGACACCCTCATTGGGCCATTCCGATGCCTCGGACGCCACCGCTGCCGAGTCGCTGGAGTCTGCCCGGGAGGAGATGGAGGAAGCGGGCTTCGACGGCTACGCTCCGCGCCCTACCGTGACGCACCTGTTCAACGGGATGGCCCCCATGCACCACCGCTCCCCCGGCCCCGTGGCGGCCTGCCTGCGGGCGGCGCAGCGCGGTGATGCGGTGGTGGAGCTCATTGCCGACGGCGTGCATCTGGACCCGGCGATGATCCGCACGGTCTTTGAGCTGGCCGGTGCCCAGAACGTGGCGCTGGTGAGCGATTCCATGGCCGCCACCGGGCTGGGGAACGGCAGATACCGCCTTGGGCCCGCCGACGTCGTTGTCAGCGGCGGTACCGCGAGGCTGGCAACCGACGGCGGGCTGGCCGGCGGGACGGCCACCCTGCTGCAGTGCGTCCGAACCGCGGTGGCGGCCGGCGTCCCGCTGGCCGATGCCGTGCTGGCAGCCACCGCCGTGCCGGCGGAGGTGCTCCGGCTTGCGGACGAAGTCGGCACGCTGAGGCGTGGGCTGCGGGCCGATGCCCTGCTGGTTTCAGCGGACCTGGAGCTGCTCGGTGTGCTGCGGAGCGGGAACTGGCTGCGGGCCCCGGAAAACACGTAG
- a CDS encoding cold-shock protein encodes MAQGTVKWFNAEKGFGFITPDDSDGDVFVHYSEIQTNGFKTLDENQRVSFEIGQGAKGPQATGVTAL; translated from the coding sequence ATGGCTCAGGGTACCGTCAAATGGTTTAACGCCGAAAAGGGCTTCGGCTTCATCACTCCGGACGATTCCGACGGCGACGTCTTCGTTCACTACTCCGAGATCCAGACCAACGGATTCAAGACGCTCGACGAGAACCAGCGCGTTTCCTTCGAGATCGGCCAGGGCGCCAAGGGCCCCCAGGCCACCGGCGTCACCGCCCTCTAA
- the murA gene encoding UDP-N-acetylglucosamine 1-carboxyvinyltransferase codes for MEDVIVVTGPSTLRGAVTVPGAKNSVLKLMAATLLAEGRSVITNVPNIQDVWIMAELLRRLGCTVDYDVDAASVAVDVPALPGHQADYDLVRAMRASISVLGPLVARCRRAEVALPGGDAIGSRGLDMHRAGLELMGATIGIDHGYLMASVPEGLHGAAHILDFPSVGATENLMMAATLARGRTIIDNAAREPEITDIALMLTGMGAKISGVGTNTLVIDGVQELHPVEHRVVPDRIVAGTWAFAAAITGGEIEVRQADASALAVVLDKLVQAGCEVETGQDGFTVKGPERPEPINVSTLPYPGFPTDLQPFVVTLNAVSTGSGMVTENVFEARWGFTSELARLGAVVRLDGHHALIQGVPLLSGAPVVANDIRAGAALVIAGLAADGTSEVRGVDHIDRGYERFMENLRGLGANVVRRRG; via the coding sequence ATGGAAGACGTCATTGTTGTTACCGGCCCCAGCACCCTCCGCGGAGCAGTTACCGTTCCGGGTGCCAAGAACAGCGTCCTGAAGCTGATGGCTGCCACGCTGCTGGCCGAGGGCCGATCCGTCATCACCAATGTGCCCAACATCCAGGATGTGTGGATCATGGCCGAGCTGTTGCGCCGGCTTGGCTGCACGGTGGATTACGACGTCGACGCCGCATCTGTCGCTGTGGACGTTCCGGCGCTCCCGGGGCACCAGGCGGACTATGACCTTGTGCGGGCCATGCGTGCCTCCATCTCGGTCCTGGGCCCGCTGGTTGCCCGCTGCCGCCGCGCCGAGGTGGCGTTGCCCGGCGGGGACGCCATCGGGTCACGCGGCCTGGACATGCACCGGGCGGGGCTTGAACTGATGGGTGCGACCATCGGTATCGACCACGGCTACCTGATGGCCTCAGTCCCGGAAGGGCTGCACGGTGCCGCCCATATCCTGGACTTCCCGTCCGTGGGTGCGACCGAGAACCTGATGATGGCCGCAACGCTGGCGCGGGGGAGGACCATCATCGACAACGCCGCCCGCGAACCGGAAATCACTGACATAGCGCTGATGCTGACGGGCATGGGCGCCAAGATCAGCGGCGTGGGAACCAACACTCTGGTCATTGACGGCGTGCAGGAGCTGCATCCGGTGGAGCACCGTGTGGTGCCGGATCGGATAGTCGCGGGTACGTGGGCCTTCGCTGCGGCCATTACCGGCGGCGAAATTGAAGTCCGCCAGGCGGACGCGTCAGCTCTCGCCGTAGTACTGGACAAGCTGGTCCAGGCCGGCTGCGAGGTTGAAACCGGGCAGGACGGATTCACCGTCAAGGGGCCCGAGCGCCCGGAGCCGATCAACGTTTCGACGCTGCCTTATCCGGGGTTCCCCACTGACCTGCAGCCGTTTGTGGTCACATTGAACGCCGTTTCCACCGGATCCGGCATGGTGACCGAGAATGTCTTCGAGGCACGCTGGGGGTTTACCTCGGAACTGGCACGATTGGGCGCCGTGGTGCGCCTGGACGGCCATCATGCATTGATTCAGGGTGTTCCGCTGCTTTCCGGGGCGCCGGTGGTAGCGAACGATATCCGTGCAGGGGCAGCGCTGGTAATCGCCGGACTTGCGGCGGACGGAACCAGCGAAGTGCGCGGTGTCGATCATATTGACCGCGGCTATGAAAGGTTTATGGAAAACCTTCGCGGCCTCGGCGCGAACGTGGTGCGCCGGAGGGGCTAG
- a CDS encoding DUF2550 domain-containing protein, whose product MDSSYVFIAVAALFGLLVLAVVLFWVRRSTLRRTLGTFDASICFPPAGWRMGVCRYTDTHLEWLRLVSLSPRPPYRFLRSSLEINGWREPTEAERARIQPGAVVVKLSCEDSEVLVAMKYETYTGLSSWLEAGPVIGIGTWR is encoded by the coding sequence ATGGACAGCTCCTACGTGTTCATTGCTGTGGCAGCCCTGTTCGGGCTGCTGGTCCTGGCAGTAGTGCTTTTCTGGGTGCGCCGCAGCACGTTGCGGCGCACCCTGGGGACCTTTGACGCCTCCATCTGCTTCCCGCCTGCCGGGTGGCGGATGGGGGTTTGCCGTTATACGGACACCCATCTGGAGTGGCTGCGCCTTGTATCGCTGAGTCCCCGTCCGCCGTACCGTTTCCTGCGAAGTTCGCTGGAAATCAACGGCTGGCGGGAACCCACCGAAGCGGAGCGTGCCCGCATCCAGCCCGGTGCCGTGGTGGTGAAGCTGTCCTGCGAGGACAGCGAGGTCCTGGTGGCCATGAAGTACGAAACCTACACCGGCCTCTCCTCCTGGCTCGAAGCCGGTCCGGTCATCGGCATCGGCACCTGGCGGTAG
- a CDS encoding F0F1 ATP synthase subunit epsilon, with translation MADTAELEVEIVAADHFVWSGAAKMVKARTSDGEIGILPGHSPVLAILAEGTMAIEPVSGSRIEVSVDGGFFSVDNNRVVIVADNAKVTNEATAGIR, from the coding sequence ATGGCGGACACTGCTGAACTCGAAGTTGAGATTGTTGCAGCAGACCACTTCGTGTGGTCCGGTGCGGCAAAGATGGTCAAGGCCCGCACCAGCGACGGCGAGATCGGGATCCTTCCCGGCCACTCACCGGTGCTGGCCATCCTGGCAGAGGGCACCATGGCCATCGAGCCTGTGTCCGGCTCGCGCATTGAGGTAAGCGTTGACGGAGGATTCTTCTCCGTGGACAACAACCGCGTGGTCATTGTGGCCGACAATGCCAAGGTGACCAACGAAGCAACCGCCGGGATCCGCTGA
- the atpD gene encoding F0F1 ATP synthase subunit beta yields the protein MTAQTAEHGATSVAPGATGRIARVIGPVVDVEFPADAIPTIYNALTTELTLDGQTRTITFETSQHLGDNLVRAISLQATDGLVRGAAVVDTGAPISVPVGDGVKGHIFNVLGEPLDVAEDQLEISERWPIHRSAPNFADLEGSTEMLETGIKVIDLLTPYIKGGKIGLFGGAGVGKTVLIQEMITRVARNFGGTSVFAGVGERTREGNDLWVEMEEAGVLKDTALVFGQMDEPPGTRLRVALSGLTMAEYFRDVQNQDVLLFIDNIFRFTQAGSEVSTLLGRMPSAVGYQPNLADEMGLLQERITSTKGHSITSMQAIYVPADDYTDPAPATTFAHLDATTELSREIASRGLYPAVDPLTSTSRILDPQYVGQEHYDTAIRVKQILQKNKELQDIIAILGIDELGEEDKIVVSRARRIQQFLSQNTYTAKQFTGVEGSTVSIKDTVEGFKAICDGDVDHIAEQAFFNVGGMDDVERQWAKIQEQTGK from the coding sequence ATGACTGCCCAAACTGCCGAGCACGGAGCAACCTCCGTAGCACCGGGCGCCACAGGCCGTATCGCCCGTGTCATTGGCCCGGTTGTCGACGTCGAATTCCCGGCTGACGCAATCCCCACCATCTACAACGCACTGACCACCGAGCTGACGCTCGACGGCCAGACCCGCACCATCACCTTCGAGACCTCCCAGCACCTGGGTGACAACCTCGTCCGTGCCATTTCCCTGCAGGCCACCGACGGCCTCGTCCGCGGCGCAGCCGTGGTGGACACCGGTGCTCCCATCTCCGTGCCCGTGGGCGACGGAGTCAAGGGCCACATCTTCAACGTGCTGGGCGAGCCCCTGGACGTTGCCGAGGACCAGCTGGAAATCTCCGAGCGCTGGCCGATCCACCGTTCCGCTCCGAACTTCGCGGACCTTGAGGGTTCCACCGAGATGCTCGAAACGGGCATCAAGGTGATCGACCTCCTGACCCCGTACATCAAGGGCGGCAAGATCGGCCTGTTCGGCGGCGCCGGCGTCGGCAAGACCGTGCTGATCCAGGAAATGATCACCCGTGTTGCCCGCAACTTCGGTGGTACCTCCGTATTCGCCGGTGTCGGCGAGCGTACCCGTGAAGGCAACGACCTCTGGGTTGAAATGGAAGAGGCAGGCGTCCTGAAGGACACGGCCCTTGTATTCGGCCAGATGGATGAGCCGCCGGGAACGCGTCTTCGCGTGGCCCTGTCCGGCCTGACCATGGCGGAGTACTTCCGCGATGTGCAGAACCAGGACGTGCTGCTCTTCATCGACAACATCTTCCGCTTCACGCAGGCAGGTTCCGAGGTTTCCACCCTTCTCGGCCGTATGCCGTCCGCCGTGGGCTACCAGCCGAACCTGGCTGATGAGATGGGTCTGCTGCAGGAGCGCATCACCTCCACCAAGGGTCACTCGATCACGTCCATGCAGGCCATTTACGTGCCTGCCGATGACTACACCGACCCGGCTCCGGCAACCACGTTCGCCCACCTGGACGCGACCACGGAACTTTCCCGTGAAATCGCTTCCCGTGGCCTGTACCCGGCCGTGGATCCGCTGACCTCGACGTCGCGCATCCTCGACCCGCAGTACGTGGGCCAGGAGCACTATGACACGGCTATCCGCGTCAAGCAGATCCTGCAGAAGAACAAGGAACTCCAGGACATCATCGCCATCCTCGGCATCGACGAACTCGGTGAAGAGGACAAGATTGTTGTTTCGCGTGCACGCCGCATCCAGCAGTTCCTCTCGCAGAACACCTACACCGCCAAGCAGTTCACCGGTGTTGAAGGCTCCACGGTTTCCATCAAGGACACCGTTGAAGGCTTCAAGGCCATCTGCGACGGCGACGTTGACCACATTGCCGAGCAGGCCTTCTTTAACGTTGGCGGCATGGACGATGTTGAGCGTCAGTGGGCGAAGATCCAAGAGCAGACCGGGAAGTGA
- a CDS encoding F0F1 ATP synthase subunit gamma, with product MGAQIRVYRQKIASTTSMQKIFKAMELIAASRIGKARTRVAASLPYSNAITRAVSAVASQSEIDHPLTTEPEQIRRAAVVIMTSDRGLAGSYSAGVLKQGEALNELLREEGKEVKTYLVGRKAQAYYEFRNRSVERVWTGGTDAPEFETAREIGKALLDDFNTAYEDGGVDEIHIVYTRFKSMVVQEPAVIRLLPLEVVEEEAQSSSEFLPLYEYEPEPEKVLDALLPRYIESRIFAAMLQAAASELAARQRAMKAAGDNATDLIKKYTRLRNNARQAEITQELSEIVAGADALSAS from the coding sequence ATGGGAGCCCAAATTCGGGTCTACCGTCAGAAGATCGCGTCGACCACGTCGATGCAGAAGATCTTCAAGGCGATGGAGCTGATTGCTGCCTCTCGGATTGGAAAGGCGCGCACCCGTGTGGCTGCGTCACTGCCTTACTCCAATGCGATCACCCGTGCCGTTTCTGCTGTGGCATCCCAGTCGGAGATCGATCATCCGCTGACCACCGAACCGGAGCAGATCCGGCGCGCAGCCGTGGTCATCATGACCTCCGACCGCGGTCTTGCCGGATCATACTCCGCCGGTGTCCTCAAGCAGGGCGAAGCACTTAATGAATTGCTCCGTGAAGAGGGCAAGGAAGTTAAGACCTACCTTGTCGGACGCAAGGCGCAGGCGTACTACGAATTCCGCAACCGTTCCGTGGAACGGGTGTGGACCGGTGGTACCGATGCACCTGAGTTCGAAACAGCCCGAGAAATCGGCAAGGCACTCCTCGATGACTTCAATACGGCCTACGAAGACGGCGGCGTGGATGAAATCCACATTGTCTACACGCGCTTCAAGTCCATGGTTGTTCAGGAACCTGCGGTCATCCGACTGCTGCCGCTGGAGGTAGTGGAGGAAGAAGCCCAGTCAAGCTCTGAGTTCCTGCCCCTCTACGAATACGAGCCCGAGCCCGAAAAGGTCCTGGACGCACTGCTGCCGCGCTACATCGAGTCGCGCATCTTCGCAGCCATGCTCCAGGCAGCCGCTTCCGAGCTTGCCGCCCGCCAGCGTGCCATGAAGGCCGCAGGGGATAACGCCACGGACCTGATCAAGAAGTACACGCGACTTCGCAACAACGCCCGTCAGGCTGAAATCACCCAGGAGCTTTCCGAGATTGTCGCCGGTGCGGACGCGCTAAGCGCCTCCTAG